The Cardiocondyla obscurior isolate alpha-2009 linkage group LG22, Cobs3.1, whole genome shotgun sequence DNA window CGTTGCTAATAAAGGCCGACAATTCGGCTTGTCTTCCACCACGTCGAGACACCGGAGAAcctggaaaaaattaattattttctttcttatggatatattgaaaatttgcgTTCTTCGTTGCAATACTACATTCAAACAAATGCAGACCTTTAATCGGAACGTatgttacatatatatatgttttaactaaaattaaataaagatgttattactacaataaataaaataacaccaAGTAATTACAAGACAACgcataaaagtaaaaaaaaattaataaaatgaataatatacCTGACAATGCTTCCCTAAATGTATGTAATTCAGGATCTGGATCTGTTCCTGGTGTTGGCGCTGGAGCAATAACCATACTGGGTGTTTGACTTTGCGACGATGGAGAACCACACACCATCATACGTGGTTTAGGTGAGCTTCTGCAACTTtgtcgatatattttaatttacataagctataaaattattttatttatgaaattatttgtgTATTTGCTTACTTTTTTATCTAATACAAAATGTATTGcctatattaataacataattatgctaaagaaatatacaacaatattttaaattctttgaaaaaaaatactgtaataaaaagaaacctGTGCGAGTGCGAACGAGGTGGAGGTGGCTTTCCAGCGAGATATGCAAGAAGATCTTCCCTGCGAATCATGCGTCTTTTTTTCCTAGCCCAAttcattatttctttacaACGTTTCTGTTTGCCCATTTCCACTCCTAAGTCACTGCATCGCCTCATACAGTCCACTgaatctatttaaataattctcaatTAACTTCACAAactcaaataaatattataaaatagaaattagcacttgttacaaaatttaatataatgaaatatatgatgcaaataattaaattatgtattgtTTCAACTGTTGTGACACTGGAGCAATTCTAGCAGATTAAACATGTGCTTGAATGTTATAAAACACCAAGATATCAGAAGTTGACTAATGTCAAACATGACctatcaaaaaaattaaataataaattaaataattgaccTAAcctataaaacaattaattttaaaaagtctcAAGTAATTAACatggtattaattttaaatccaTTGTAATTTGattctatatattattttattataaattttccatttaaaaaaTCGTTGGGTCATacataattaagtaaaaataaaaagaaagaaaggagaaaagaaaccgcaaatttaaatttctccAAAGGTTCATTTCCAAACAATTTTGTGCTTGCAATGTTGATCCAGGCACTGTGACAAAAACTATGTCCAAAAATGCGAATAAATCTCACAGAGACACATTGTTCATCCACAAATTTCTTCGTGCCACGTTAGTTGCTATGTAGCGTTCAGTGCCCAATAAACAGCTGACCCTGAGTGGCCGGCCATCACTCGAAGGAGGAGGGGCCATTTTCATCCGTAATGATCGTACGTTCGAGACACAATAGAGGACAAACGAGAGCAGAGTGTAGACAGTAGGAACAAAGATTAAGTCGTGGAGAAAATGACGCTTCGGTGCGCCACACGAGGAATGATATGATAATAGGGAACAAGGAGAAGGTGGAGTAGAGGGAAGGGAATGAGTAAAGGAAGGGATGGCCGTTTATCTAGCGGTTACTGTTGACAATGAGGCACCATAAGACACGGGAGAGCACGCACCTTTGTACAATGACGTGACGGTACCAGCAGCCGTCTGAAAGGGCACCCACAGCGAGACACCCAGCGTGCGGTCTGCAAGAGaacagagaaaagaaaataaaggcAATTAAATGGATATCCGATCGATATTCGCAAAGCAAGGGAATCTTAAGAGAGTTCTGTGGATGTGCGAGATCGTAGCAGCGCGACAAAATGGATGTTACGCGAGAGGGACGATCGGAATGTACTCGCGTTACGAGGAAACGCGTCGCGATCTTGAGGGATTACCGAGCGTAGAGGGAAGAGAGAGGGCAAAAGTCTAACCACGGTACATGGAAACGGCAGGAAAAATCACCTTTGTACAACTGGGCGATGGCTGACGCGGTAGTCTGGAACTTGGTCCACATCTGCTGCGAATAGAGTTCTTTCTCATTGTGCAGCTGACTCTCGTAATCGGGCTCGGACTCGAGCGCCTCGACGCACTGCTGCTCCCAATTACTATACCAAAGGTCCATAATCGGATCGTCCTCGCTCCTGTCGTCGCTCATCGCTGCCGATCCGCGCGACGATCGACGCACCGCTGCTGGCTCTGGAGTGCAACCTCACGCACTCACTCACGCAACGCACCACGCGCGTCGCACACTAGACACGggtatacacacacacacacacagtcgcgcgcgcgcgcgcgtgcgttcACTCGTTCGCGACAATACCTCGACAGCGCGAGCTTGCGAGAACCCAGCTAGAGCAGGAACACGCCTCGCCCACCCACTCGCGATTACGCACGTTCGtatacacgcacgcacgcacacaatTCCCACGAGGCTATCCTGCGATggtaacgacgacgacgatgacgacgagcACGTTAATCACGCTTTGTTTCACGTTCCACCCAATTCGCAGACAGCTTTTCTCGTTCTCGCGCCTCTTCGTGTCGTTCACACGTAGGCCCTTCGTCTGCAAATCAAGTTTTCGCGGCCATTACGATACGCCTCGCGTCAGAGGCTCGCGAGCAGCACAACAGCAAGTATACGTGCGTCGCACGATCATTCGATACAGAGGTCCAGATAGGCAGCTTCTCCGCGGGAGGGAGTAGATCACGGAACGTGTGATATCGGTGGTACCACCAGCCGAGCCGCGAGAGACTAATCCCCCTTGATAAGCTCCAGCGGGTCTATTCCTGAAATAAAAACCCTAGATGTCGTATGCGAAAAgctataatatatgtatgtatgtatgtatgtatgtatgtatgtatgtatgtatgtatgtatgtatgtatgtatgtatgtatgtatatatatgtatgtatgtactacatacatacatacgtttCAAAATGCGCATAAAGCGTGTAGACTGCATGAGAAATTATTCCGAATTGATCAAAGCGCGCATTGATTGCGCTTGGATAGCGCACAGAAATTCCCAGATTGTACTAACCGTACTGAATTTTTAGCATCTTTCTAGCGCATTGACTGCTTCTAGTTCGACTTGAGGCAGCTAATGCGTTTGATGCAGTTTATAATATGGCACATGCTGACCCATACACATTCTGCTAAATCGTAATTTACACTATTCttctttgttaaattttcaatcatAATTTCAAGTACGCCATTCTCTTCCTTGATGTTTAGAAAAATGCGTTGTGGTTTTTGTTTGTGCACTTACGCAATGTAACCTTTATAATAAACGAATGTTTAGTAggtaaatgcaataaaaaattttttttgcattttttatctcAAACGGACCAGAAGCGCACATCGTTAGTATGCCTACTTTAATCGTGGAgaaggaattttttaattccgttcagaaaatttaaaaaataccgaAAACttagagaaatagaaaaaaacaacacaaggttatatcgattttatatatatatatatatatatatatatatatatatatatatatatatatatatatattatgaaTTAGTTgtgtcattttattttaataattgttattttttctaGACTTTACATTTTTGCACCCAGTGAACATTATGACGTCTTAAAGATGTCTTAAAGACGtcttaaattttacaagacaTCTTTCAGAACTGTCTGTAAGACGTCTTAAAGACGTCTTAAAGACGTCTTACGACTCGTTTTCTGACGCCTTAAGGATGTCTCTCAGACGTCTTAAAGGACATTTTCAAGACACATTTAAGACGTCTTAAAGAAGTCTTAATTCCGTCTTTTAGGACATGTTTAAGACGTCTTTAAGACATGTGCAAGACGACTTTCAGACGTGTTTAAGACAACTTTACGCGTTcccataattaataataattattaatttaattgcaataaaaaatacagaaattaatattgtttttatatttgtttaattacttaaaaaatacatatataaaaatacaatttttaaaaaatacaagtatattaacacatgtattttttgagtaatatattttaaaatacattacttgaaaaatacatgtataaaaaaacattaattaaaaaataaaaatataaaaatacattaattaaaaaatatatgtataaaaatataataattgtaaaatacatatgtataaaaatatatttatatacatatgtattttacaattattatatttttatacatataaaacaatttatacatatattttttacaattattatatttttataaatatttcgcttcttataatatttgtacgtagtaaaaataattcgttcctattaaaatagaacataaattACTGACAAATATTTTGTGAATATGTAAGGAaccttcaattttttaaaaatatttattacaaaattgtattaataatgaaaatagtCATCTCGTGGAAGCAAAATTCAAATACAAAAAGATGCTCGAGGGAATTGTAATATacgtgattaatatttttccttacCTCAGACATGATAGTTTGCACGAACGATCGTGATAACTTTTTGAGGTTATAAGACTTACAAATCGCGCGGATTTTTCAAATGTCTTAAAGTCGTCTTAATGTTGTCTTACAGACGTGTCGTTAAGACGTCTTGGAAAATACGTCTTTAAGACGTCTTTTCTAAGACGTCTTCACGACATGTCTAAAAATTGTCTTAAAGATGTCTTTCGGTTAAGTCTTAAAGACGTCTCAAAAATGACGTCTTTAAGACATCTTTAAGACATGCATGTTCACTGGGGCAGTATCTTGTTacaaaaaagcagaaaaaaatgGTATATTAAAAGTCACTAAAGTTAACTCTTTTGAgtcaaaaacaaaatattgacacaaataaaaaaatatttacttaaaatattttttaaatataacattaaattttaaatcacgtGTTTAACGaaatctgtaatttttttattataattcgtTCTCCATGACATTGATCCGACATTAATATAGTGAACATAGTGTGCATATCATTTACAAATATATCCTCTTCACTGACACTCGATTCAAAGttgttacttttattattttttaaaaacatagataaaacaattacgaaaatttttttttaatattttgatcaGCTATTTTAGCACACAAAATGAGTAGAAAACCGTTCCAAATTAAAAACCAAAGCACACAATATGCATAAGCTGCATAAACATAGGTTGTATGAACCAATGAGCATCGTACATTAAGTCGCTATATTAAATATGCTCGATGTCCATTGGTCCATACTACCTCATGCTATGTTATGTAGCTTATACATTTCGTGTGTGATGGCCCTTAAGGCCATTCTACACAAATTGCATTAAGCAATAACGTAAGAATAGGCCAATAAGAAagtgtattattataaaaaacttttttattggCCTATTcttacgttattatttaagtttatGGTTATGCAATTTGTGTAGAATGACAGTTTACTCTTACTGTGTTATAGGCACTAAAGCTCTTCATGTGCATTGGCAAAACGGAAAGATTTCAAAAGTGTTATTATCTGGATTTCCAAACTTGAAaggatattaaaatattcgtaCGCTTTAATCTTGTGACTTTTAATAACACAAATCTTTAATCtttgtgtaattaataatttttctttgtttagaCACAATGAAGCTGTACAATGAATGTATTTTAATCCCGTCTCGCATCGGCTTCTCAGCTGTTCACTTTCGGATATTGTCTTTTGGTCAGCAGAACAAAAAGCTGTGCAGAAACACAAGTCTGGAGGGAGAGTCAATTGTTGTGCATAAACAACAGATGGACAATACTTAGCCCTTGGTCTTGCAGCTGGATATGTGTCTATGAGAAATTAAGTATgttaaataacatattttttattttcatatttttaataatgtattttttttagaacagCGAAGAAAAAACACGCATTGAACGGCAACTTGGAGTGCCAATTTGGAGTTTATTGTGGAGTCCTTTACAGTACATTCACAcacatatattaaaagtataattattatataaaaaaaaaaaagaaaaactaatttatatttacttagGGAAGATGGTACTGATATTCTCTGCATTGCTGAGTGGAATGGAGTCATCTTATTTTACACTATCGGTGGAGAAGCTATTAGGAGAGAAAGATCAATGACTTTTATACCTTTTAAAGTCACTCACTTCCCAGAAGACCAGTACCTTCTCGTTTGCAGTAGTAATGAACAATGCCTGTTAATGACGCAAGACGGCATACAGCTAGTTAATTAATGTAGGTGGAACATTTTCGTCTTGGGTATGGAGCTGTGCCGTCCATCTAACTACTTCGTATGTCGTAAGTATTgctgaatatatatttatatgatatttgatttaatgatttattatttaacgattATTTTTAGGCACTCGGTTCTCAAGATGGAACGATAACATATGGCGACAGATACGCGTACCGAGAAAACATGACTGACGTGATAATAcaacatttaattacgaatcagaaaattcgaattaaatataaagatctggtaagtttaatatttaaaatgaataaGTAACAttgtatataacaaaaaatataatatacatcgTTGCACTTTAACATTTTAGGTATGCCGAATCGCGGTGTATCAAAACAGATTAGCTGTTCAATTACTCGAGCATGTCATTATTTACGAACCGTCCGGCACCGGTGATGGAATGCATTATAGGATACGAGACAAGCTTAATCAGatgtttaattgtaatttgttGATTGTCACATCGAATCATTTGGTTTTGTGCCTGAAAATCTTGTAAgttttgtacaaaattaaatctactttttttttcagctcactaataacagaaaatagtataaaattatacatgtatatacttttccccttgtttttaataacataatgTATGTtgtttttaaagaaatgtagctaagtcaaataaaatacattccccatgtaacaattaaatctattaaaaaacaattaaattcaaactTAACttcaattgaaaataatattagtttCTCTTCCTATTCCAATTTTATAAGATTCtttaactttataatattcgaataatgttaattgtttcacacaaaaaatattaacaagtACTTGTAATTAATCCCAAATCTTCGCtgttaataaaagtaatattaattaatacatactATAAccaatttttatctaaaaaatattttttttttaatttgggtAAATAAGCACTTCGCGCAAttgcgtaaaaagaaaaataattgagtATTGGTAAAAATAGTAGTAGTTATTTGTTGTTGTTATAGTTTTTATATCTATCTTAATTGTATTTCTATCTttgtgcaaattaattataattctgtCACAGCAATGTCGTCAGGTACGTACATTATATCGTTCGATATAATATACGTTCTTTGGTGGCACATCATCTTTGCTCCACGTTAGTTCTAATTGAGGAAGTTTCTTTAGTGGAATACTAGACCGGTTTTcttcgaaaaaataaacgtatgTCTGTATAATTCTGCATTTCGTCAAAACATAGCTCTTGAAAATAATGGCAAGAAAATTAAGTgagttatttttacaattgaaataaaatcaaaattatttatatggaATTAACCTTTCAATGAGCAACACGTGATGGACCACATTTGCTGGAActatagttaattttttttggttaatcAAACAGTAGTTTGAAAACTGTTTCTGGatcttttatcaaaatttaaattatgttttataattatttaaatgttttactgtaactatattattatacaatagaaaaatacaaaataaaaaatataagtttttaaatttgcatttataaaccttttgattattttctccatatttgtatttaaaatatattatttctgaCATCTTTCTTAAATGCAGTTTATACATAATTGTACTTCAAGCAATGATACAGATGTTAATtcattttatgaaattttcaGCTCTTTTAAGCATGTCTGATAAGACTGACCTATTACTACTGGCAAAAAAGCTACATGAATTTGGATTAACTTTAATTGCATCTAGGGGTACTGTACAGACATTGAGAGATGCTAAGTTACCAGTGCAAGATATTTCTGAAATTACAGGAGCATCTGAAAAGCTTGGTGGACGTGTGAAAATTCTTCATCCTGTATTCATGCtggtaagaataaatttattataattaagtgcaacttaattatattaatgcagTTAACTATGTAATGATAAATACAACCAATAGAtacaatacatattttatacgttctttttttttattacaacagGAATTCTTACCAGATTGACAGATTCCGATGCATAAGCTCTTGAAAAACAAGATTATGATCTTATCCAAGTGGTGGTTTGTAATCTGTATCTCTTTGTAAATACTACTTTGAAACTCAATGTGACAGTTAAGGATGCGATAGAAAACATTGATATTGGTAGGGTAACTTTATTATGCACTGCTGCCAAGAATCATTTTAGAGTAATAGTTATCTGTGACCCCACTAATTATGAAAGGGTTATCAACAAGATGGATACTGCTGCCGATAATAATACCTCATTGTAGACTAGGTGAGCTTACACAATATAATGTCGTATTGtaatcttctttttccttatGTTTCTATACAACTTGCAGGCAAACTTTAGCTTTGAAGGTATTCACTCACACTGCTGAATATGACAATGCCATTTCAGATTTCTTTCATAAGCAATATAGCGCCGGTATCTCTTAACTTACTCTCTGCTACAGTATGAATCCACATCAGAAGTCTGCACAAATATTCactattttgaaaaaaattgctgTTGGCCGTGTTGAACGAATTACTTAGTTTTATCAACTATGCGATGCACTAAATGGCTATCAACTAGTGAAAGAATTGAAGTCTGCTTTAAATTTACCAGCAGCGACTTCTTTCAAACACGTAAGTCTGGCTGGAGCGGCAGTGAGTGTACccttatataatatacaagcGAAACTATGCCAAGTGGATGATCTTTACAATCAGCTTTAGCGACTGCTTACGCTCGTGCGCGAGGTGCTGATCGAATGTTCAGTTTTGGCGATTTTGTCGCGTTATCTATTCCGTGCGATGTTGTAACGGCGAAAGACATTATCTCAAGGTACAGAATTCTAATaatcataatattaatataacaatgtgatgtacaattttaattatattaataacactttattattatttaggGAAGTTTTAGATGGCATTATTGCACCTGGTTACTCGCAAGAGGTTCTTCAAATattgaggggaaaaaaaaaaaaaaaaagaaaggtggCTTGTATTGTGTGCTTCAAATTGATTCTTCTTACATACTATCTCCCATAGAACGAAAGACTTTATATAGTTTAGTTATGAAAG harbors:
- the LOC139110923 gene encoding HUWE1-associated protein modifying stress responses isoform X1, yielding MSDDRSEDDPIMDLWYSNWEQQCVEALESEPDYESQLHNEKELYSQQMWTKFQTTASAIAQLYKDRTLGVSLWVPFQTAAGTVTSLYKDSVDCMRRCSDLGVEMGKQKRCKEIMNWARKKRRMIRREDLLAYLAGKPPPPRSHSHSCRSSPKPRMMVCGSPSSQSQTPSMVIAPAPTPGTDPDPELHTFREALSGSPVSRRGGRQAELSAFISNELARHHKRPASHDVDMGSPTHKRMRTTL
- the LOC139110923 gene encoding HUWE1-associated protein modifying stress responses isoform X2, which produces MSDDRSEDDPIMDLWYSNWEQQCVEALESEPDYESQLHNEKELYSQQMWTKFQTTASAIAQLYKDRTLGVSLWVPFQTAAGTVTSLYKDSVDCMRRCSDLGVEMGKQKRCKEIMNWARKKRRMIRREDLLAYLAGKPPPPRSHSHRSSPKPRMMVCGSPSSQSQTPSMVIAPAPTPGTDPDPELHTFREALSGSPVSRRGGRQAELSAFISNELARHHKRPASHDVDMGSPTHKRMRTTL